One Mycteria americana isolate JAX WOST 10 ecotype Jacksonville Zoo and Gardens chromosome 7, USCA_MyAme_1.0, whole genome shotgun sequence genomic window, agggctgagtgTTTTAGAAGAGAAGACAGCAGCCTGTTACACTTGCAAAAAAGATCTTCTGGATTCATTGGTGCTCGTCACAGCTGCTGCCGCCAAAGAGCACCGACAAGCAAAATGCGGAGCACCTCAGCTGCTGGGGAAGCCTGCCTTAGGTAAGCAGTACAGACACTGGGGTCtgcatttctttgctctgtgaCTCCACAGTGTAACCCATCCTACCTGCTCACACACCTGCTGCCTTTAAGGGGGGCTGCTCTGTTAACACAGCAGTTTTGGTGCAGCTATTGCCCTACGCTGTGAGTTTTAGTTCCTGCTGCCCACAGAGAGCAGTGTGCCATAAAACTCTCGCATAAGCACACCTGACGGGATGTCAACACACGTGTGTTTGACTGTGTCTCACTGACACAAGGCCAGTGGTGTTCAGGAGAAATGTCCTGTGTGAGGAGGATGGGAACAGAGAGATCCCCCTTCCCGTGTTCTCTGCATCAGCAACACCGCTCCATTCAAGTCTGCTTTCCCAGCGGCTAAATTTGATGCAGTCCCAAGACCCAGACTCTTAATTCAGTTTCACCCCTGTCCACACTAACAAAAAACATGATTAAATCGCAGTGTTGCCAGTCAGACAGCCATGTGCACTGCTTCTGGGGTTAAAAAGGGTGTAcagtgcaggaagaaaagagaactgCACCTGTGAGTCAGCTAATTCCCCACAGTAGCTAGGAAAAGAAAGTGCCCCACGTCAGCTCACTCATGTGAGCGCATGCTTTGTGCTTGGCATTACCAGGCCCTATGTGATGCCATCCCCTGTTGCAAAGACGACTGTTTCAACTTCTAGCCCATACTAGTGCAAGTGAGAGAGCCTGGCTGCAATTGCATCCTTACCACACAAGGCCTTCTGACAGTGGTGAGGAAAGGAAACACAACAGGAGTTTATGCCTTGTCCCTACCCTAAACAGTGGAGCAAGAGGGTGCTCTTCATTGGGACAAATAACGGGGCTTCACCATCCCTATGTTACTTTGAACATACTGTGCAAGGCTGAAAGCAGAGAAGCTGCTACAGTAGAGACCTTTAAGGTTGAACAGAAAGTCAAACCtagcaaaagagagaaggaaCGGTAACAATTTTAGGAGCATGACTGTGGAAGGAAGAACAACTGAATGGTGATTTACAGCAGAACCAGCTTTCCCAGATACCATCCTTTTGCTATCCTGCCAGAGGGCAGGGGAGAATTCCAGTTTGGGAATAAAACACTGctgggcagcagaagcagcagcaattctGCAGCCTCCTATTTAGGGAAAAAACCTTGTGTCAAGTCAGCACTACCTCTGCCACCATCTACCTACCTGATGCAAGACAATAGGCAAGAGCAGAGAAAACACTCTCCATAGGAGTGATGACAGCAAATCCCCAAATTCCACTGTTCTGTGTTTTCCCTCCACTGGAAGGATCAGAAGTGAATGGGCTTCTGtgttgcccacagaggttgtcGAGttgccatccttggagatattcaaaagctgtctggacatgatcctgggcgGCAGCtgtaggtgtccctgcttgagcaggagggttggaccagatgacctccagaggtgccttccaacctcagcccttctgtgaCTCTGTAAAAGCAGATGGCTGCTTCAGCTGTGTCACTACCCACTGCCCTGTCCCACTGCCTATCACctctgctgggagggaggagaaaccAGGTGGCATCTGAAAGGAAGTGGGGATGACAAGTGGAGGAGAACCAGTCCTTCGTTGGGACACAGTTAGTTTCTTCAGAAAGGGCTGAAAGAGGGGAGTTTGAGTAGTTAGAAATCCTGGGAATTGTTTGCTATTCTATTGCTTTTGCTGGAGCTTTTCTGGAAGACTGccattcaggaaaagaaaaatgcttttttcaaaaTACTCATCAGAACTGGACTAAGAGCCTTAAAATTTTCTGGTTAAAATACCTGTCCCCTGAGAATCACTTCAGTTTCAGTCCGTTTGTCCTAGGCTGAGTAGTAGTACAATGATGAAACCATGCGATTTTCTGCCAGGGCAAACAAGACCTGCCTTTCTGCCCCAAAGAAAGCTCCTGTACCTTTTCAACCCTTTTGATTGTTTAAAAGGCTGTGTGAAGCAACACCACAAGCCTTCTTCCCTTTGCAGGTCACCTTTCCAAAGACAGTTTGGTGTGCAGCGATACACACCTTCAATAAAGATGACTGAAAGAGATAAGGTAAACCACAAAAGCCCTCAGTAAAGTCTACAAGATAACGGTTTGGTACTCTGCCTTACAGCTGAGTGTTGCTGTGAAAGAGCCCTGGCAcagcctcccctgccctgctgaccTGAGGGCTGCAGGAGAGCCTAGACAAGCTGAAAATCCTATTGCAGAACTGGACAGCAGGCTTTGTTGGGCAGGCTTGGTACTGCTAAGTCAGGATGAGTAACCCACGCTGTACTTTCATTTGTCTCCACTTAGGTACTAGCTCACTGTTCCACTGGTGCGTATTCATGCATTGTGACACAACTTTGTTTGTTTACCACAGACCAGTAATAAAATGAGGATTCTCAGACACCAGCCCCTTTCTAAAGATTCTTCGGGCCACTGTCCACTATGCTCCATGGAAAAAACAGGGACACTCACTGAGACAGCCTACTTCCCAGCACCAACAGGGCAATGCTTCTAGACAGAAATAGAAGTGCCCATTTTCTGAAGTCACACCTGTGCCCCAGCTCAACTCTAAATGCTCAAACTAAAAGCAGCACCATCCcactttaaaaacaagttaaaaaagcattttagccAAAAATAAAAGACTTAAGGTGCAAAGCAAGCCCGATCCTCCATCATCACAAATAGTGTGAAGTGAGCAGCAGCATGCAAGGTAACATATATTTGGAGCCAGGTATCAGgcctgttttcttcttctctcaaACCAACAGTTAGTTGAGGTCTTCCTACTTGCCAGTATATTTACATCTCAGGGAGTTGTGCATATACACAGAAGATGGGCTTTTTGAGGCCACAACAGTCTACAAACAGCACTAGGACCAAGGAAGACAACTTCAACCACACAACTGCTTTCATTCTGGGATTGTCAGAAGGCATCAGACATCAGAGACCATAACCCAGCAGGAGCTCTCCGAGGCAGAGCCGTAGCACTTGTCACGTCTTAGGCACTCCTCTTAGGCAGAGGTGTGCACAGTATATGTGCATGTTCCCTATGCCACAGCATGAGATTCTGgtctagcttttaaaatacaggaataaataaagaaaagatggCTGTGATTCCCCTGTGTGCTGACATACTTAGTCACCTTCATATGCAGGGAAGCTGAAAGCCTGCGAGACCAGTAAGCACTAGAACAAATCCCAGGAAGCCATCAGTGTGAAGTGTTAAGTGTTATGCCAAGAGTAGGGACTGGTCCAGGGAATCCTGCAGCAGCGAGGGCACGTGGCGGGCAGGCAAGGCTGTACTTTCTGGCTCTCCAGCTGGCCCTGCAGCACTGTGACTGCTAAAGGAATGTGGAGAACAGCCAGGGGTGGCAGAGGCTCTGCCTTACCTACCAGGGGTCCTCAAGGTGATGAAACTGAACTGGGGAGTCAACCTGGTAACAAGTTAAAAACAATctagagcttaaaaaaaagaaaaacaaacaaacaaacaaaaaaacccacaaaccacccACCCCAATAACAACACTGGCAAGTTGTGCAAGAGCCCCAAACTACTCACAAAAGACCATCAAGCAGCACCCGTGCTAGACCACTAGAAATAGGTATCAACTGAGTGAAGGCTGTGTGGTAGGGAAGGGGGGATTCCAGTGGTAAGTCTGCCCAGCATCCCTGACGCTTCCAATACAGCAAAGATAAGAACATGTGGTGGATGAGGTGGACAGGAGGGAAAAGGGATAGTTTCATATATTAACTAATTTTGCAGTTCTCATTACAGCAGCAACAGCGCTGTGGAAGTAAGCCATCTGGGCTAGTGCAtccacctccagcagctctgaaTACTGTCAGTGCATTAGACCTTTCCCCCAACCGCACGCGACCTCCCCCTTAAGAGCTACTCCAGCTCAGACCTGCTCGGTAGTTGGTACCAACGAAGCCCCAGTGCCTTTCCTGTCCCTTGTCAGGAGGCCAAAGCATGTGTTAGTGCAGACAGGGGAGGATCTGTACAGCCGAGTGGCCTGCAGCCACTCCAGTACTCCAGCTATCACACATCAAACCATCCTTCCTAGAGAGAGAACCTGCTATTGATTCTCCTGCCTCTCCAAGGGAGGAGGCAAGGAACTTCCTTCCCTTGCCATACCAAGCAGATCAGACTGACTAGGTAGGGACAAATCCTCGATGTTCTGCCCCTTACAGCTTTAATCTACCCTCTCCATCCCCATTTTTTGAGATGAACCTGTAAACGTGAGGAGAACTCAGTGATCTGAGGTACTTCACATACTCAAGTATCAgtctttccttttgaaagcatcagtacagaaaaaaagtcccccccctccccgtgtgGATTTCTCTTACCCAGATTGACAGTAGCTACCTTTGCACCACATCGCTGATTTCTTGGACACATGACAATAAGTTATTAAGGACGGGGTTTGCCCCAGGGACGCTAGCAGCTGTTGAGGACACCTGCAGTTCCTGCAGGCTAAGTTCCAGTTTGCTCACGGCCTCCCGGAAGGCAAATTTGTTGCGTGTATGCGGGATGCAGTCCACATAGCCTGAGCAGTAATCCAACAGCTGGTGCCCTGTGTCCACCAGCTGGCTGTTTGGTGTCGGCTCGGCGATGGCACTCGAGAGAAGATCTGCGCACTCCAGCAGTGCTTCCTTGCTGATTTTGTCTGCAGAGATTTTCTCAGCTGCCTGTTTGGTCTTTCTTAGCGCTACTTTTGCACCAGCCGTGCCATTGGCCATTTTCACTGGGGAGGTGGAAGACGATGACAGAGGCACTTGAGGTGGAGGCATCACGGGCCTCCCAGATTTTCCACCaacaggtgctgctgctgctgccttcttaCTCCCTTCGCTTGATTCCTGTCCATGCTGCGCTCCTGCCACGTTGCTCAACTCTTCTGCTGCAtctgagcaggcagctggctgTTGTAGGAGCCTCATCACTGGTGGTGGAGGTGGAGCACACTTTGGTTTTACCCGTCTGGGCCGGTCCCTGTCGCCGGAAGAAGTGACCTGATGCTCAGATAAGAGCTTAAATTTATTACCCTGAGAGTCTGTGCCAATGAGCTGCACGTCTGCTGGAGTGTGTTTTAGAGTGGGTGAGATTAGGACTGGCACTTTGTGGTTATGAGTGGTTGGAAGTATTGCTGCAGCCTTTACTGGAGATGACCACCCTGGTCTCTCGCCATCCTCAAGGGCCCCTTGCCGTGGgccactgtttttttctttgcccttaGGAGCTGCTGCTAGCCCTGGACCCTCCTTTTCTTCTGATGCGGAGGGGGTTCGGAAAGGGAGTGCTGTGGCACCCCTCGGCAAGAGTTTTGCTTTTGGTCTCTCTCTGGTCAAACCAGGGCCTTCTTCAAACCTTTTGGGAAGCAGGTCATTGGCCCTCCCCGTGCTCTCATCGGGCTGAGAGGAGGTGGACACTGTCCGTTCCAGCTGGATTTTTGACCTCTGGGAATTTCTGGGAAGGGTCATTGCCATCCTATCCTGCTCTGGAAGCCCTGAGGACATGGAAGATGTAGAGTTTGACCTTGGAAAAGGCTTTGAAGCTTCTTCATTGCCAGTGGGTTTTCCTGCTCGTAAACCCAGTGTCTTTTTAATCAAGCGTGGTGTAAAGAAACCAGTGATGCCCGACCACCCGCCACCAGTGCTTATGCCCCCACCACTAGTGGTACCAGTGCCATCGTCGTTGTAGAAGGTCCTCTGCACAAAGCCCCCGCCATAGCACTTGGGTGGCGCCAGGCTTGCGTCCTGCTGCGTGGGAGCAAAAGAGAACCCATCCACAGGCTGCAAGGAAGCAACAGATGAAAAGTTACCCGTCAGCTCATATTTCTTGTGGGGCTGATTCTCCATCTCCCGGAAGGAACTGCTGCGCTTGGGAGGTGTGGGAGCATTCCTCTTCTTCATAAAGGAGCTGAAGAAGCCACCTTTTCTGTCCCTGGTGAAAGTGGTCTCTTTGGCATCCTCCAACAGGCTGCTGGGTGACTTGTCCCTCTGCTTGCGAGGCAGTGCAGGAGACCCACTTGCTGGCTGTGTGCTTCTGATAAAACCTAGACAGAAGAAACAAGTGTGAATCTGCAAAATCCATTTCGATATCCACCTCCCTATCCTGCAGCGGGCTTTATGGGCCTGGCATATTTGGCTGCCCAGGTTCTGCAGAGATAGACTGAGAGAGGAAGTTAGTACTTATTTTTGTGCGAGGCTGgtgtgattttgattttttttttttacttttttttccacttccgGATATGTGACTTGTCTGTTGTCTATAGTGAGGAGGCCGCTTACGAGACAGTTCAGGAAAAAGTGAAGTTgctcttttcttccagtttcttatTCCCTTCCTGTagtttttccctccttccccaaataCCACAAGTATAAAAGAAAACCTCTTGTTGCATCGTCAACTTTAGTTTTgaagctgtcatttaaaaaaaaagcagcaaaactgaatgtaaaagaaaaaactacaATGGGATTTACTAAATGAACACTGAACAAgctgcagtgttttctgtttgctaGTAAATAATTGGGCTGCTAAGGTGGCCAACAGCCCTAATGACATAGCAGCGCAAAGCACGTTCCCATGTCAcgttgttctgttttcttctgtttctctggcaATTTACACCAGCAGCAAGCCTATCCCAGAACGCGTGGCCTCATTGCCCATACCTGGTGCTGAGCTGGAAGCTGAGTGCTCCACAGTATCTTGTGTTCCTTCAATATTCTCCTTGTTCTCTGCCTGTTTCTTCAGCGTTCTAGTCTTGGAGGGAAGCATGGGCAACCGGGGCAAGTAAGGAACTATGGATGAGGAGGAGGCTGTTCTTCCAAGCTCCTCTGCTacctctgtaaggaaaaaaaccaaaaagggaaTAAAGTTGGACCAAAAAGGGAATAAAGTTAGACCAGAGAccggcagaggaagaggaaaagaaaatctgggcCTTTACTGCAAACCCAGAATGGCAAGAAGAGATACATGACTGAGAAATACATAGTTTATGGATTTAGGTTTTGCTCAAGTCTAGAGGTATTCAGGGTACGATGTTTTTCATAATGCTTTCAAACTCATTTACATCTTTAcaaattcagcaaaaaaaccccaatggtAGGATCTGTACAAGAGGTCTAGTACGAATCTAGCTCTCTGCTGGGTTAAGGGTTGCTCAAGAGCTAAAGCCAGCACTGAATGCATTtgcctctgtttttatttaatgtgcCTCCTGTTGATGCTCCTGGGATCCCCCAAAAGTTGTGTCGTCTCTCGATCTGGATCTAAGCTTGAGGCAAAGCACTGCACCTCCCTCTTAGAAATGAAGACTGCATGTTTCCTTCCCAACATCAAAACAAGGTatgtgattgaaaaaaaaaacaacagaaaaaaaccacacaacctCCCGGCCACACCCAGGGTGGCAATTGTGTGGGCCACCTGATGTGCCTATTATAGATCCTCCTTGGTAGAATTCGATCTGGTGTGTTTTTTCTGTAGTAGGGAAGTGGATGGATcagcttcatatttaaaaatgtaaaagatgcTCAGACATTTCTGCTTGTCTGCTGCCTAGTACCACACTTCTCACCAGTATTTACCTCCTAGTTGGTTATATTTGAGAGTTGAGTTGGACAGATTTGCTCCTAGAAGTAGCTAAGTAGAAAATCCAGAGATtaaggcactttttaaaaattaaggctGGTAGGATAGTATTTCATGACCTAATTGCTGCAGTCAGCAAGGGACTGTGACATGCatacatctttctctctctctcgggATCACTCACTATTCCTTATTCTTCAGTCTGGGAAACAAGAGGCTTCCTCTAATAAAGGAGACAATATTCTTTAAATTAACTCTTTGGCATCTTAGTGCT contains:
- the ABL2 gene encoding tyrosine-protein kinase ABL2 isoform X1, producing the protein MGQQVGRVGEPGAGLQHQPPPQQQQQPPRGLRGSSAARPAGRRREAAGRTAEGGFNIFTQHEALQRPYGCDVEPQALNEAIRWSSKENLLGATESDPNLFVALYDFVASGDNTLSITKGEKLRVLGYNQNGEWSEVRSKNGQGWVPSNYITPVNSLEKHSWYHGPVSRSAAEYLLSSLINGSFLVRESESSPGQLSISLRYEGRVYHYRINTTSDGKVYVTAESRFSTLAELVHHHSTVADGLVTTLHYPAPKCNKPTVYGVSPIHDKWEMERTDITMKHKLGGGQYGEVYVGVWKKYNLTVAVKTLKEDTMEVEEFLKEAAVMKEIKHPNLVQLLGVCTLEPPFYIVTEYMPYGNLLDYLRECNREEVSAVVLLYMATQISSAMEYLEKKNFIHRDLAARNCLVGENHVVKVADFGLSRLMTGDTYTAHAGAKFPIKWTAPESLAYNTFSIKSDVWAFGVLLWEIATYGMSPYPGIDLSQVYDLLEKGYRMEQPEGCPPKVYELMRACWKWNPPDRPSFAETHQAFETMFHDSSISEEVAEELGRTASSSSIVPYLPRLPMLPSKTRTLKKQAENKENIEGTQDTVEHSASSSAPGFIRSTQPASGSPALPRKQRDKSPSSLLEDAKETTFTRDRKGGFFSSFMKKRNAPTPPKRSSSFREMENQPHKKYELTGNFSSVASLQPVDGFSFAPTQQDASLAPPKCYGGGFVQRTFYNDDGTGTTSGGGISTGGGWSGITGFFTPRLIKKTLGLRAGKPTGNEEASKPFPRSNSTSSMSSGLPEQDRMAMTLPRNSQRSKIQLERTVSTSSQPDESTGRANDLLPKRFEEGPGLTRERPKAKLLPRGATALPFRTPSASEEKEGPGLAAAPKGKEKNSGPRQGALEDGERPGWSSPVKAAAILPTTHNHKVPVLISPTLKHTPADVQLIGTDSQGNKFKLLSEHQVTSSGDRDRPRRVKPKCAPPPPPVMRLLQQPAACSDAAEELSNVAGAQHGQESSEGSKKAAAAAPVGGKSGRPVMPPPQVPLSSSSTSPVKMANGTAGAKVALRKTKQAAEKISADKISKEALLECADLLSSAIAEPTPNSQLVDTGHQLLDYCSGYVDCIPHTRNKFAFREAVSKLELSLQELQVSSTAASVPGANPVLNNLLSCVQEISDVVQR